The window GGCTATGAAATAATATATAGAGACATACATCCAGCTATTTTTGTAGTAATCTTTTTTGTCTCGGTTTTACTACTTTGTTGTGCATTGTCATGTGTAAGCAATTGGATGCCAAGATTTCTCCGACGATCTTGCATCTTACTCTTCAggtataagagtttgacaaactcTGTTCTTAATATCCCTTCCCCTTTCAGATTCCAGCGGCGGAGTCCTATTATCTCAGGTAAGCTCAGCATTGTTGATAGTTTTGATTGCCGCACATGCTTTCATCAGCATTTATTAATCCAAGAAAATTCCTGTTTTGTGCATCTATAGAGAAATTACTTTTAGCCATTACATAAGCCAAATATGATGTTTGTTCACATCTCTTGGCTATAGTCATGAAAGAGTTGCGTTTGTcacattttttaaaagataaacacTGGTTTCAGCATATTTATCGTGTAAGAAAAATGTTCTTTGTATCAGAATGATGGTCTTGGTTTAAATATAATGACACTTAATGTTGTATTATGTACAAAAAATTTTGGATTAATTTTTAACTCAAATCCGTGTCATTAAAGAATCTAACTTGATGCCTTCTAAGCAAATTTTTGCTGACATTCATGGTATTGTAATGGGTGATATAAATTGCtagtaaacttgcatatcttaaatTTGTTTGATGATGGAGTAATCAGGTTGAGGGAGTCTTTACCGAAAGTGTTGTTGGTTCAATGCCACCCCACCCGTTTAGATTCATGGATTGACCCCCAGGTCAGGAGATCTTGACCTGTAGCAGGGCAAGTGGTGTTTGGGAGAAGCATATGTTTTCTTAATAGTATGTTCAACTCAACCTACCTTGAGCCATATCCtgaattattttctaaaaatcatTTTAAAACATGTATGAGACTCTTGACCTACTAAATCAACAGACTAACTATATGGTTTTAGTTTGGTTCAGGAAATCCTTCTGCTGTTGGATGGGTCATGTTTGGGTAATGGCATCTCAACCAGGCCCAGAACAGCCCTAAGTAATATATTTTATTAGGTTACTTGTCCTTTTTTTAGGGTTTGTCTGGttcaatgaaaatgttaaaaacaaGATGTTTGCTCTTGGAATAACTTCAGACTATTCCAGGATGTAGTTATTTTGAGGATTCTAGTCAAATTTGAACTTAATTTACTCTATAGGTTGAAGTAATTAGTTTACTATATAGCTTGAATTAACTGCTGCTTCACTTGGAACAATTTAAACATGCCTTTAGAGTGAGGATGTCAAGGGATTATATCTGGTTTGTGTTCATGTCTTAATTTACACCAATTTGGGTTTGTATCTAAAAAAACTTCACTTTAATTCAAAGTTTACTAATTAAGATGTACTTttaaatatgtcatatcaagtcatTTTGTCTCTTCGGAGACATCCGATAAAATTGGAATGATACAGAGCATATCAAGTCATTTTCAGGCTGCATGTATTTGTTTCATATTGATTTTGTGTTTCTCTTAGTAATTGTGCTATCTTGTCATGTGAATTCTGACTTGTATCATCTTGTTTTGTTTAAGATTGATACTCTTATGGAACGTTCACAGGATTGGGATTAGTCAAAAAGTAAATTTACAATTGAAaattctaaaaaacaaaaataaaagaaatataaagtaattggaaaaaaaattatatactagCTAAAATATTGATTTTAGCTAAAGTGTGTTCACCAGTCAACAGATGGTCCACTTGAACCTGTGGCAGTCTCAACCAAATCAAAAGGAGAACTAACATGTGCTGTCCTTAGCTAACTTGGGCTTATGTTGCAAGTTGAGAAGAATCTTAAAGAGCAGCAATTACTCAGATTTCTACTAGGAATCAGCATAGTGCCAGCATCGGGCATTTGATCTTAGTGCATAGTAGGAGTTGAAGAGTACAATAGCTGCacccaaggatttaaatattggTCCAGTACAGTAATAGTATATTGGGCTATATGTCTATCTATCTATATCACCTAGTATCATTGAATacaacaataaaaaataaaaaatgatatatatatactagTATGAATTATATGTTCCCACCCTTATTTGCATTAGTAATTATTATTTGTTACGTACCAATCCAGCTGGCATCTAATCTTcacaaaattattaaaaaatataaaaaaaatagtaaatagATAGAATTAGGAAAACTAATAGAGAAGTGATGTTAGTCTCATATGATTAGGCTTATGTATTTTAGTCAATGAAAAACCTTGTATCCCTCTTTAGAAAACTGTATTGTCATGCAGGCCCTTATTTTAGATAACTCTgttttcatatttgttatttttTCTGTAATTAACCTATTTTTCCTTTAATTTGGAATTttgagaaagctttcttctctaGTTGGTAAACAGTAGAGGCCCTATCAATGCCTTAGCAAgctttatgatgatgatcatggccGAAAAATCATGTACATTGAATGACCAGCCTCCGCACTTCTGCCTAATGCCAACACCATGGTTGCCCAACTTAAGCAATAGCAATAACCCCTTCTGGTGGATGTGCAAGAGCTCAACACTGGCTACTAAGACATCATTGCTGATGTGCAGGAGCCCAAATTTGTATCTACATAAGTGAAGAACATTGGTTGATGACTTGATGTACATGGGTTTTCATTCAACAAACTTGAAGTCTTCTAGAAACTGCCGCTAATCCTTTTCATTCAACAAACATGAAGTCTTCAACTATTTTCTTCTTTGTCATCATTCTTTCATATCCTCTGCGGTAATTTTTTATTCCAGTCAAATCAGTTCTGAATTAAATTTAACTTACACCCTCAGCAACTATGATAAACCTGAAAATGACAAGGTTTTATCATACTGCCATGGTTGTGAAAGAAAGGGAATCTAAATGTAGATCTAGCGAGTGTAGTGAAACTCATAGCTGATAAGTTGAATATTATATCAATTTATTGTGTGTTTGGGACAAATTTTAAGGTGCTTTTCTCTCACTTTAAAAGCTTTCTTTTGTTTGGTAACAAAGAtgaacttttttctttttctttcatgaaCTTATTTTACCAAATCACATAAAAATTCCAATTATTCTATGATGTAGCTTGAATATCTTTTACTTCTAGATTGTCTGATTGGATGAAGGTTCTATATGCACATTTGAGATACTTATTGGTTGACTTTCAAGCTAGTGCAATAACGAGCTTGATCAATTGATGTTGCTACTTCTAGATTGTGGATATAAATTTTTGGGACATGGGGCATGATCTGGTTGCCAATTGGTTCTTTGTAAGATCAAAAATTTCAGTTTGTCATTTTTGTAATTACAGAATTGGACTGGTCAAATTTTGTGAACTCGGAAAAAGAATTACTAGTATGTTATTGGCATTTCATGACAAAAGACATGAAAATCAGAATTTGAGCCTTTttagttcttttcttttcttctaataTTTAGGTGATGGAAGGGTAAAGACACCACTGAGTCCTACCATTAGTGGTTCTCAGCAGCATCCATTTAACATGGGACAGGGCTTGGGAGGCAGCAGCGTTCATCTTAGTGACTCTTCTGTGCTTCCTTTGGTTGTCTCTCATAGTTATTCATCTGGTAGTTTAGGCCAAATGCAGTTTGGCAGTGGAGCAGGATCCTTCTGGCCACCTCACCGGGGTAAGACAACACTTTCGAGCCGCAGATCTCAGTCAAGAGAAGACCTCAGTTCTTCATTAGCAGATGCCCATGTGGTGAAGGTTTGACCTACATGTTCCACTGCAGGCCTGGTACAAGTCCTTATAACCTATGCTACTTTTTCTTTGATAGATCTCCTTTTCTTATGCAGAGAACCTTCGGTGAAAATATTAGTTATTCCAGTTATATCTAGGATTACAACTTAAGAATAACATGTTCAATCGGTCTGTGGTTAACATGAGTAGTCAGCTTGCAGTTTCATTTctgaaatttcaaaattatagTAGGCTATATGTGCTGAGTGCTGTAGCTGTGTGTATCGGGTGCTGCTTTTGAAGCAGGTGTTTGAATTTAACAGATCAGAATCCTGACGATTTATCTACTTCCAAAATTGCAACATTCTTCCATTCACCTCTGGCCAGGTGCTCGGATGATGTCCCCACTCTGATCTCTAACTCGATGGAGGTTCATTTGGATCGGTCTTCATTATTTTCAATTTTGTAGCAGAGTAAAATCTTTTTGATTCTGTTTTCGTGACTGCCAATAGGAGTTTGAATGGTCATGTCCGACTATGGCTGCTACACCAACACTGATTGATGCAGATAAAAGAATACAGTCGAGTTGTTCGCACAATCATGAGGTGCGGGATCATTTTCCATTCGTTGGATTTTATTTTTCACAGCCTTAAGATCttgtatttattttctttttgtggAACTAACACTGGTTAGATCTGAGAATATTGTACTCATCAGCATCGCAACAAAGCTCAGTAGCTGaaaattgtttcttttcattCAATGAGCCTATCGATAACATGCAAATCCGCCTGTGTAAACTTTATATGCGTCAGCTTGTTTGTTTGCACCTGAGCCTCAAAGTTACAGAGACTTGATTAATTGCTAGGTTTTGCCTCAATCTACTTGGGTGAAGGGCATTCCATCTTTCTACGGTGGCACAGGTTATGGCTGAGATAAATCTGAGTTTGTAGATGTGAGTCTGCATCAATTGCAGAATAATGTTATGCTCTTTCGACTGCCAATTCATCTTGGTAaggataaagaactccatgctgtTCGTTTTCTATTTTGTACACTATTTACACATTAACATCATTGGATCTCTGATCGATTGATTGTGCACAGAATGTTTTTACTAGATTTTCCTCAGACATCTACCAGCGAGGTAATTGGACGCTGCAGTGGATCCCGCGCGGGGCCCGTTCGTCAATTTGCCGTTTTTATGTATCTATTCTAGATAACATATTTCCTCCTACAAATATACCCCTAAAATATGAAGATCCCACCCACACATATATGCTCGTCTTGTTACTATCATCCAAAAAGACTAAGCAAATATATGAAGGTACCTAAAACACTTAAAATTTTCACTTGGAATATTAATGCTAGTTGTAAATTAAACATCTCTGATCTTATagcaaaataataatcaactaagggTAAGCTCAAAGCCATATAAGCAAAATTTTGGATTTTGAAGACAGTCTACCTTGTACAGTCAGTCCAATCTAATTACTGCTGTgtgtaaaaaaaataattataataaaaaaagaaaagtagaCCTGTATGtcaattagtattattattattattattattattattattattatttggtgtaCTTCACACTTCAAAAAGTATGTGATGGCAACTACACTAAATATCTTTAAAGACATGAGTGGCAAACATGTGATTTTCCTGGGCCTTTTTGTCTCTGGTCTTCTTTTGGAAAAGAGGCTTTCCAGTcgaaaggggggctaaattttggACTGAGCAATTCACTCTTTGGCCGCTTTGAGGAGGAAATGAAAGAGCTATTCATTACTTCGTAGGAACAGTCTCAAACAGCACAAAGGAATCATCCATCGGTCGGTGCGAATGATTGAAATCATTGATGTGTGTGGAGATGCGGTGTCTCTGTTGGTTGACTCGATAGGTTAAAATTCTGGGTCTTTTACTGCAAGTATAAAGGTAAAACCATTCAGGTTTGTGTTTTTTGGATTGATGTCCTCAGAATTGAAACGGTGAGACCTGTAGATCTGAATGATTGAGAATCATTGGTGTTTGGATTGGTGCTGATTCTGCCATCCATCATTGGGAGGAAAAAGAATTGCATTATTGTGTTGGTTGACTTGTGGAGGTAAAATTCTTGGATTATTTATGTGTCTTTATATTATCTTTGGATTGATAGCCTTCAATCGGGACTTGACCATAGGGAACAATTGAATTCTGTGTTGCCATCCCAATCATCCACACCTTTCTCTTTTGTTCCTTTTACCCTGCAATCACATCCATCTGCGTCTTGGTCTGCTCCCACTGGTCCCTTCCAATCTCCGGTTTCccaaatccctaattcccttctcgtCATCTCTATCTTCAGGTATGGATATTTTCCTTCCATTTTAATCTTGTTTGATTGTGCCAACCTTTGCAGTTGAGTTTCTTTGCAATCGCAGGAAACCCTACTTTTGCTGTGGAGTGATTAGCCTGCTTTTCTTTGTTGTGTGgattagggtttttttttttttttttttgttgggtgCCTCTCTTGGCTGCTTGTGTGAAGTTGGTTATCTTTCCTTATCTGTCCCCCCCCACACACATCTTCCCCGGAATCTCACTCCACAACCTCGTTTTGCATGATTTTTTCAGCTATTGATCGATCGGCATCTGTTGATTCGCCATTCAAGAAACAGTTCGGATCTGATTTCCAACAGCTATTTAGGCGAAGATCATCGGTGGGATGGTCATCAATCTGAAGGagggagtgagagagagagagagagtgctagTGTAGAAAACAGATCCTATCTTGTGTTCAGGagttgatgattttggattttggaGCTTTGACTGGTGTTGGAAACTTTGGAGCCCTCTGTCTCGGTTTCAGGTCCCTTCTGTTTTGCTAGTTATATGCTTGATACACTGGGCTGGTGAAGATGGTGATGGAAGAAGTGAGCTGCAGTTCATCCTGGACAAGGGAGCAGGAAAAAGCATTTGAAAATGCTTTGGCAACGCATCCTGAGGATTGCAGCGACTGGTGGGAGAAAATTGCCGCCAATGTGCCTGGGAAATCAATAGAGGATGTAAAGAACCACTATGAGCTTTTGCTAGAGGATATCAATGGAATTGAGTCTGGCCGAGTCCCTCTACCTTGCTATCCATCTTCCTCGGACGGTGATGACCATGCTAATGATGGCGTTAGTGGTAAGAAGGGAGGGCTTTCACATGGTGATCCCAGTCATAGTGGGAAAGCTTCGAAATCAGATCAAGAACGCAAAAAGGGAATCGCATGGACTGAGGATGAACACAGGTGAATTCATACTCACTTTATTTTATTCTCTTTGTTCAACATCTTAACCTCTAACGTGTTGAGATATGAAGGAAAATGATGGTGCTCGCCTTTATGAATTCTTGGCCCACATATGATTAATATAACTAAGATTTAGTTTCTCTCAAGAACTTTCtcgtcaaatgaaacttttgtgaATACTACTAGGCTTTGTAAGAACTACTTGATTTTGGAACCTGAATTTGAAAGTGCATCCTGTATCTTATGACCAAGCTGGCCGCTAAGACTATGAAATGTTGCTATGATGcaaatatcttctttttgttGTTGTCTTACCAGCAAGATGAGTGGTTCCTTCCATGGAGAATGAAACATATGTTGGCTTTCTTCTGTATATTAGACATAATATCAGGTTTAGAACTTTTGTATTGGTCATGCTATCCTGACATTTTGATGAAATATCTAGACAATTTTGTGAACTTTGAAGGCATAACTACCATATTTTGTCTATAATCAGTGGAACCTTTCAGTTGCTTCATTGGATGGTACCATTTTTCTGCTTTATAATAGTGTTCGTGAACTAACATCGGTAGAACATTGTGGTGATTTTCATCAAGAGAACCTAACAGCATTGGCATGGATGCCTGAAGTTTGGTAATTATATATAGCACCTGAACGGGACCTTTTCTTGTGTTCTTTCTTCCATGGGTGTTCTAATTTTGAAGGTGTCCTAAGAAGTAATCACCTGTGACGTAAACTTGGTGCTATGGTCTATGTAATGCCAATAGCTTCTTTATTGACAGGAGATCATATGGTTATTATTCTTACTAGTAAAATATTCCATCATGTTTTGTAATGACTTGTCATGTTGATGATTTCTGTTTCTTACTTTCTTGGTATCGTCTTTCTGGATATGCAACCACATATTTCTTGCTGTCATCTGAAGCAAATACTACAAACTGATCTGGTTCACTCTCTTTTACTTGGTAACAATCTGTATCTGTTGCTGGGACCTTTTCAGTATCAGGCGGTCCATCTATGATAGCACACACCTCAGTCTTCTGGATGTAGGTTATCAGTCATTTTCACTAATGAAGTCCTGCTTGTCATCAGAGAAAAGGGAACGTATTGGTCAGCTTCCCTAGCTTTGCACTATGTTCTCTAGTTAAGGATTTATTTTGTCAAGAGAACTAGCAAATATGTTAGATTTTAGgatttatttttttggttttcCCTAGTTATCTTAAAAGTAAAGCCACAACTGATATCAACTAGCTGTATTGGGAGTTTGGGTTTGTGACATGTTTTTCACCCTTTGACGGTGTTTCCTGCCTAAGTCTCATCTCAAACAGAGTTGTTTTACTTGTTTCTGTATTTATATCTCTTTCTCTGGATATCCTATTGAGCAGTAAACAAATTATTTTACTGTCTCCTGAAGGTAATTGAGTTACAAACATCAGAAATAAGAAAATAAGGAGGCCTCTGGTCacatgcttttgggttcctcttaGCATATTACTATTTACATAATTCATTGGTCCAGAGATAGTATAAAATGAAAACCAATCTTGTTATTGTTGACTGCTTGACGCTCAACATCACATCTTACATTGATATGCTGTCTGGCACTTGTGTGTGAATGTCTTGCGGTGGTGACTGCTTTGATTACATTTTCAACATCAGATGCTTTTGTGAATGTGTTGCTCTGTTTTTTCTACTAGCAGGTTGTTTGTTATCATCAAGATCTATGATAAGGAAATGAATAACTATATCTACTGTTGGATCTTCTGCAGATTGTTCCTTCTTGGACTTGATAAATATGGCAAAGGTGATTGGAGAAGCATTTCTCGGAATTTCGTAATATCGAGAACACCTACACAGGTCGCAAGCCATGCCCAAAAGTACTTCATTCGGTTGAACTCGATGAACAAAGAGCGGAGAAGGACCAGTATCCATGATATCACCAGTGTAGGCAACATAGACATATCGACTCAACCGCCAATCACTGGTCAAACGAGCAGTCCAGTTGCGGCTACGGGGAGTTCGATCAACCAATCTCCTCAGCCATATGGAACTGCCATCGGACAGCCGGTTGGTGGTCCTATGATGCCAGCAGTAGGCACTCCGATTAATCTTCCTGTTCCTGGAGCACCTCATATGGCTTATGGGGTTCGAGCAGTGGTTCCTGGTGCCCAAGTGAACATTCCACCAAGTACGTATCCGATGCCGCCAACATCGTGTAATCGATAGTAGCAGCAGTATGTCATTCTGGGCAAAAGAAAGGGAGTGCTGCTTGTTTCTCATGCAACTTCATTATCATCTCAAATAAGCTGATGGCTGGAAAAGCATCCTTTTCTTGATGTATCTGAGGGCTCGCCGCAGGTTAGATAGACAAGAGCAGCTCTTAGCACTGTTGTTAATCATATTACTTGTGTGATGACTCCTTCCAATCCTATTCAGAAACAATAAGTGCAGGATTCAAATGGTGTCACAGCAACCGAGTGGTATATGAGACATGTCATGTTGACATATGTAGTGATCTTGCATACACCTTTTTCATCTACTCcttataaaggaaagaaaaataagaacttGTTTTCGAAATAGTGCTGTATTTTTATGCAGATTGCAATATAAATATCCGGTTGTTTGCGGTTTTAGCTTTCGAACCACGATGGATCTCATGAATGGGTGTCAGCTGCTTCAGTGATAGATTTTCAAAgctgtaaaaaaaaattcaagtatttttCTAATTTGTAGTAGGAATCAAATTAGCTGAAAGATAAGaaatttatatatgaaaataaatatttagatATTAGGGTTTGCTTTATAAATACCTTATATATTTCAAGGATTTAGTAGAGAGGAGGTATAAAGGAAAAGCACTATAAGAGTCTTTTTTTGGAACTAAACTAGAGAGGTTAGGAGAAAAGCTTCTTAAGGGGTTTAATCTTGAGTGTGTGTTAACTAAAAAACACCTATAGTTTATTTTttacatgataaaaaaatttgatatCTTTTAATGAATATAAGTAGAGAGTATTCAAATGAATTGGACAATTTTTTGATTCAAATGAATCTAATATGAACATGATAAATCCTAAAATTATTTTTGCGAGCAAAGATAAACTCTTATAAGACGTCATCGGTTCTCTTGCTCCTCGatcaatattatattaaatataatcattatatcaaacattTTGTGTGGAACCATGTCTAAGAAGGTGACTTAGATGTAGCCCAACATTCAAGGAACGTGACACAGGCCCCATGGATGATTCCACTGCTCCATGGAAACGATGCTTCAGAGACATGGGTGGGTCTTCGAGTGTGGGCCCCCAACAAAATTGTTTCCGTAAGCAAGCAGGTACAGAATGGCAAAAGTAAGCTTTTTACAGGGAGGCCAAATCTGCAGaagcttcttccttttctttcttgccACAGATGTGATTAGTTCAGCACTTCCTTCAATCAAAAGATTGCTTCTCCAATCTGTCTGTTTGTTCTGATGCAGTAACACATATGTATCTCCAGCTAAGCAAACAAATCTTAATCTGGCTTCCGGCTCAAAAGCTTCCTCCAAAGCCAGCAAACAAGGACAGCATAATAAGCTGCTGATTCATTCTTGTGTCAGGCAAGCAGGGATGTCGGCATGGAGCTTAATAGGACAATTTCAAATAATTACATGAAAAAGAGGGTGGAGGGGTTTTTGTTCCATCTAAGCACATGGCATGTCTCTGCATGATGTGTTTGGCGATGGCACCATACTTTTATCTCCCTTTACTTCATCAAATAATTTGAGCTCtctgtctctttctctctctctctctctctctctctctctgtctcactTCATAATTATATAACAAGATTTCACCACAGGTAACTTGATTTTTTTCTCTGAGAATAACATGGCACAGTGTTTTCTCTTGAAACTTCATGGATGAATATCGATTCAAAACTGAACACCCTAATACCATGTTAGACGATTTGATTGTGTTCCCAGTAAAAACTTGTGGTTAGAAAAGGCCCCGATATTTTATTTAACTCCAACAATGATGATctactttttctctttcttttcatgAGGATGCCTTTGTAGCTTCTGATCCCATGCTGATTCTGCTTTTCACCAGTTGTATGTAATATTAATGTAATTGCCTTTGTTGCTTTGGATGACAGTGTCCAAGGTTGCTTCACCTTATAAGAGAAGCCTCCCCACCAGCCTTATTTGGAACACAGAATCCCCACAACTTCTCCCAGCTAGTGGCAGCAGGAGGAGCCCCAGCTCAATATGAAGAACATAAACCATTATCAAGCTGGAGGTGTTCCTATTAGGTCGATCGGATATGCAGCTGAAGTGGCTGGAAAACCTGCTGTTTCTACAGATCTTAATAGACTCTGTCTTCAATCCACTTCGTCAGATTCCTCCCAGTATAAACAGAGTAATATCTTCTTGCTCATATGAAGTTGTTATTTTCATTTATCGTCTTGCAGAAACTCAATAGAATTATTCTGTGATGCAGAAGAAGTGGATTCACTAATGGCTTGGATGAGCAAATTCAGAAAGAAGGCAGACAGCTACATGAAAGGCATAAAATATCATGGGAAGTTTTCTGGCTTCCTCCGCCATTCCAAAGTTCAAGAACCTGTCCTTTTGGAACATATGAGAAAAAATCAATGTTAAATAGTAATCTCTGCAACGCCTGTTTTCGTGTGTTTTTGTGAAGAACACTGCCTGGAATTCCAA of the Musa acuminata AAA Group cultivar baxijiao chromosome BXJ2-10, Cavendish_Baxijiao_AAA, whole genome shotgun sequence genome contains:
- the LOC135582181 gene encoding transcription factor SRM1-like, giving the protein MVMEEVSCSSSWTREQEKAFENALATHPEDCSDWWEKIAANVPGKSIEDVKNHYELLLEDINGIESGRVPLPCYPSSSDGDDHANDGVSGKKGGLSHGDPSHSGKASKSDQERKKGIAWTEDEHRLFLLGLDKYGKGDWRSISRNFVISRTPTQVASHAQKYFIRLNSMNKERRRTSIHDITSVGNIDISTQPPITGQTSSPVAATGSSINQSPQPYGTAIGQPVGGPMMPAVGTPINLPVPGAPHMAYGVRAVVPGAQVNIPPSTYPMPPTSCNR